The segment ATAAAATATACCGTTTGCAGTCGAGTGCAATTACCGCGTATTCCCACACATCACTTtctgttgcagaaatattgctgcaatgtctgcaggttccattgcaatatttctgcaatacatattgtggaaacATTGCCGTGTATGGCCGCGTGTGTCGCCGCTGGCGCCGCGTCCCTATCCACACACCAAACGTATGCATACCGTTGTCCTGTAgctcagtgtttcccaaccttttctaAGCCACgaccctgttttcatatttaaatgacttgcaccccccccccccccatataaggtaaggtaaatttaagaaggtaaaaaaaatcacattgaaaataggtatttcagaagataattctaacttaataatatttaattatcttagtacatatattaaatatacttaaagatattgaatatattcaattatcttatttagtgtaATGGTTGTGCTGACATCTGGGTAAGCAGcttattctttttttcatttttgaaaaatcagtgttagatcattaatagaatatggcaatgtatccatattaaaattaataaatgctATGAATCGTCCATTAAAAATAATTGCGGCGACCTCCCAGAAAATGCTTCGTAAGCTTCAAGTTGGAAACAGGCTTGCCGAGGAACAATTTCCTGGGCAAACTTATTAGGGAGGGGGAaaacctacaggagcggtggtaatgatGCATGAAACGCCACGATGGGGAGTCGAACCGACGCCATAGCCAACTAACGTCGCCgagaaatatgttgtcgacgctggttggccgtggcgtcTCGCATCGTAGcgtctcacgcacacattaccaccactcctgtaggtttTCCCCCTCCACAAATAAGTTTGCCCAGGAAAATGTTGCTCAGCAAGCCAGGTTGGGAATCGCTGCTATAGTTCCCCCTCTACCACTCCCTACTACGTGCGTGACTGTAGCTCTACTACTTCTGGAAACGCTGCATGCGATTCATCGTCAGAGCGACGTAAACGCTCGAGGACGAAACGTTACGTGTACTTGTAACTATTTTCTTATAGTTCCTGTTATTGtcttcaaaatatattttattttcgttaTCATCGGTAAGTACAAGTAACATCACGGTAAAGACAAAGCTATCATACTGCAGTATTCAGTATTAGTCTGGCTTCTGCAGCGTACACTTTTTAATGAATTCccataattatttttcagtaaAAACAGTAGCACATGTCAGaagaaatgttaaagaaaaaatgGTGTGCAGGTAAACTCATCATGTTGGATGAATCTGGAGAAGAGTAAAAGTGTTTGGCCGGATCATGTAAAAGCATCTTATACACtcagtaaattaattaataaaggaGTTCCTTCGCTGGAAAGTAATGAATGGAATACTTGTGAAATTAAAAAGTGGTTTGGTTCAACAGGTATATTTCTTTCATTAAAGTACAGTAAACCGTCCTATAACACGGTATGAATTAATCATGTTATAGGAGGGTTGACTGTACTATTTCTATAAATTCAACCTCAATATGCATAAGTTAATATGTTACATACTAATGAATTATCTGTGTCAGATACTAACGAGCGAACCATTGAGAAAAGGGACATTGCCATGAACACTTCTCGCATGCTTGACTGCGGTGCAACAGATCAAGAATCATACAGAAACGAGTTCAAACAACAAAGGATAAAAACTGAACGCATTCACGCATTTAGCGAGGAAGAGGACCTTGTACATCAACCGCCAcagaaaaaatcaaaaaagCTGAAAACTGTATTCCCAAGGCCACCTGCACCTGGAATGTTGGAATTACATTCGGAAGAaggtatttttatattattcatcCATTATTTATTATGAGAATAAAACTGAGGTAGTATAATAATATGAACGTTAATTATACGATGAATTCTAGGTTTCGATGCTGCGCCTGGATTTTCATCATCGCCGATAGCTGACAGACACATCGAGTTggataattttaatgaaacaagTGAATTCGCGATGCACTTTACACCTGAGTCCCACATTTCGCATAACATTGCACGACCGGAACCAGCACTATCGACAGAAATGAGACCAGTAGCATCAGGAAGTATATTTCCTA is part of the Andrena cerasifolii isolate SP2316 chromosome 1, iyAndCera1_principal, whole genome shotgun sequence genome and harbors:
- the LOC143368992 gene encoding uncharacterized protein LOC143368992 isoform X3; translated protein: MLSTLVGRGVSHRSVSRTHYHHSCRFSPSTNKFAQENVAQQARLGIAAIVPPLPLPTTCVTVALLLLETLHAIHRQSDVNARGRNVTCTCNYFLIVPVIVFKIYFIFVIIDTNERTIEKRDIAMNTSRMLDCGATDQESYRNEFKQQRIKTERIHAFSEEEDLVHQPPQKKSKKLKTVFPRPPAPGMLELHSEEGFDAAPGFSSSPIADRHIELDNFNETSEFAMHFTPESHISHNIARPEPALSTEMRPVASGSIFPKSEFPDVQDDISPTEYQTFVMRKLSEISIYVRDISERLQRIEDKIYQYNRGNNIDTHYVYDDTELGLPVQDEVNLLNLEAKLHDPSVFNNMVSFLVT
- the LOC143368992 gene encoding uncharacterized protein LOC143368992 isoform X1, giving the protein MLSTLVGRGVSHRSVSRTHYHHSCRFSPSTNKFAQENVAQQARLGIAAIVPPLPLPTTCVTVALLLLETLHAIHRQSDVNARGRNVTCTCNYFLIVPVIVFKIYFIFVIIDTNERTIEKRDIAMNTSRMLDCGATDQESYRNEFKQQRIKTERIHAFSEEEDLVHQPPQKKSKKLKTVFPRPPAPGMLELHSEEGFDAAPGFSSSPIADRHIELDNFNETSEFAMHFTPESHISHNIARPEPALSTEMRPVASGSIFPKSEFPDVQDDISPTEYQTFVMRKLSEISIYVRDISERLQRIEDKIYQYNRGNNIDTHYVYDDTELGLPVQDEVNLLNLEAKLHDPSVFNNMVHILKRSGGSNVAITTATILNKLIGSSLAENYSWHGRKQKKPFANFSHIVKLILRSVHAACSEKQYRCTDADITSAGAKWLAQSKTRSKRIEIRSNKNNGISMEGHVHMRTTDYRNI